A genome region from Sphingobium sp. WTD-1 includes the following:
- a CDS encoding isocitrate lyase: protein MTYQSEIAKADTLIGGQGHWDGIAPESVARMRLQNRFQSGLDIARYTAKIMRADMAAYDADPANYTQSLGCWHGFIGQQKMISIKKHFGTTKGRYLYLSGWMVAALRSEFGPLPDQSMHEKTSVPALIEELYTFLRQADARELGGLFRDLDKARAEGDEVKAAKLQQQIDNYETHIVPIVADIDAGFGNAEATYLLAKKFIEAGACCIQIENQVSDEKQCGHQDGKVTVPHEDFLAKIRAVRYAFLELGVDDGVIVARTDSLGAGLTKQIAFTREAGDIGDLYNGFLDCDAVDATAIGHGDVLISRDGQLMKPKRLPSNLYQFRAGTGEDRCVLDCITALQNGADLLWIETEKPHIGQIGGMVSRIREVIPNAKLVYNNSPSFNWTLNFRQQVFDAWVEAGKDVSAYDRARLMSADYDATDLGIEADERIRTFQKDAAREAGIFHHLITLPTYHTAALSTDNLAKEYFGEAGMLGYVKGVQRQEIRQGIACVKHQNMAGSDIGDDHKEYFAGEAALKAGGAHNTMNQFAA, encoded by the coding sequence ATGACCTATCAAAGTGAAATCGCCAAGGCCGACACGCTGATCGGCGGCCAGGGCCATTGGGACGGCATCGCGCCCGAATCCGTCGCCCGGATGCGCCTGCAGAACCGGTTCCAGAGCGGCCTCGACATTGCCCGCTACACCGCGAAGATCATGCGCGCCGACATGGCCGCCTATGATGCCGATCCGGCCAACTACACCCAGTCGCTGGGCTGCTGGCACGGCTTCATCGGCCAGCAGAAGATGATCAGCATCAAGAAGCATTTCGGCACCACCAAGGGCCGCTACCTCTACCTCTCGGGCTGGATGGTCGCGGCGCTGCGCAGCGAGTTCGGCCCGCTGCCCGACCAGTCGATGCATGAAAAGACCAGCGTCCCCGCGCTGATCGAGGAACTCTACACCTTCCTGCGCCAGGCCGACGCCCGCGAGCTGGGCGGCCTGTTCCGCGATCTCGACAAGGCCCGCGCGGAAGGCGACGAGGTCAAGGCGGCGAAGCTCCAGCAGCAGATCGACAATTATGAAACCCATATCGTCCCGATCGTTGCCGACATCGACGCCGGCTTCGGCAATGCCGAGGCGACCTATCTGCTCGCCAAGAAGTTCATCGAGGCCGGCGCCTGCTGCATCCAGATCGAGAATCAGGTCTCGGACGAAAAGCAGTGCGGTCATCAGGACGGCAAGGTCACGGTCCCGCATGAGGACTTCCTCGCGAAGATCCGGGCGGTCCGTTACGCCTTCCTGGAACTGGGCGTCGACGACGGCGTGATCGTCGCGCGCACCGACTCGCTGGGCGCGGGCCTCACCAAGCAGATCGCCTTCACCCGTGAAGCGGGCGACATCGGCGACCTGTATAATGGCTTCCTCGACTGCGACGCCGTCGATGCAACCGCGATCGGCCATGGCGACGTCCTCATCAGCCGCGACGGGCAGTTGATGAAGCCCAAGCGCCTGCCGTCGAACCTCTATCAGTTCCGCGCCGGCACCGGCGAGGATCGCTGCGTTCTCGACTGCATCACCGCGCTCCAGAACGGCGCCGACCTGCTGTGGATCGAAACCGAAAAGCCGCATATCGGCCAGATCGGTGGCATGGTCAGCCGCATTCGCGAGGTGATCCCTAATGCCAAGCTGGTCTATAACAACTCGCCCAGCTTCAACTGGACGCTGAACTTCCGTCAGCAGGTGTTCGACGCCTGGGTCGAAGCCGGCAAGGATGTCAGCGCCTATGACCGGGCCAGGCTGATGAGCGCGGATTATGACGCCACCGACCTCGGCATCGAGGCGGACGAACGCATCCGCACCTTCCAGAAGGATGCGGCGCGCGAGGCGGGCATCTTCCACCACCTCATCACCCTGCCGACCTATCACACCGCGGCGCTCAGCACCGACAATCTCGCGAAGGAATATTTCGGTGAGGCCGGCATGCTGGGCTACGTCAAGGGTGTGCAGCGGCAGGAAATCCGCCAGGGCATCGCCTGCGTGAAGCACCAGAACATGGCCGGCTCCGACATTGGCGACGACCATAAGGAATATTTCGCCGGTGAAGCCGCGCTCAAGGCCGGCGGCGCCCATAACACGATGAATCAGTTCGCGGCCTAA